The proteins below come from a single Limnobaculum xujianqingii genomic window:
- a CDS encoding LysR family transcriptional regulator, with product MKFKLADFSPFIAVARRQSFRLAAEDLEVTASAVSHSVRQLEEQLKIRLFNRTTRSVSLTEVGRRLYDKVAPAFEEINLTLEELNDYRNSPMGTIRINAVRQGGRLYLAPLIAGFVQQYPDISVEISMDDRIVDIVREQFDAGIRLNNIIEQDMISIPLGPSVRYAVVASPAYFNKNPRPKIPQDLTGHACIQFRYPSGKLYNWQFEQGIHRQEIAVNGSVLVDDLDLALDMALNGAGVGYLLREMAEPWLNSGKLISVLDDWLPELSGFHLYYSNRNHMSAAFRAFIDYIKIHRV from the coding sequence ATGAAATTCAAACTTGCGGACTTTTCACCATTTATTGCCGTGGCAAGACGCCAAAGCTTTCGGCTGGCTGCTGAGGATCTGGAAGTTACCGCATCGGCGGTTAGCCATTCGGTAAGACAGCTGGAAGAGCAGCTAAAAATCAGGCTGTTTAACCGAACTACCCGTAGTGTTTCATTGACGGAGGTGGGAAGGCGGCTGTATGACAAAGTGGCGCCAGCCTTTGAAGAGATAAACCTGACGCTGGAAGAGTTGAACGATTACCGGAACTCACCAATGGGGACCATTCGTATCAATGCGGTTCGTCAGGGAGGTCGTTTGTATCTGGCCCCTCTGATTGCTGGTTTTGTACAGCAATATCCTGATATCTCAGTTGAAATAAGTATGGACGACCGTATTGTAGATATTGTTCGTGAGCAATTTGATGCAGGGATCAGGTTAAATAATATTATTGAGCAAGATATGATCTCCATTCCCCTTGGGCCGTCAGTCCGCTATGCCGTGGTTGCCAGCCCGGCCTATTTTAATAAAAACCCTCGTCCAAAAATTCCACAGGACCTGACAGGCCATGCCTGTATTCAGTTTCGTTATCCCAGCGGAAAACTCTACAACTGGCAGTTTGAACAGGGAATACACAGACAGGAGATAGCAGTTAATGGCTCTGTTCTGGTTGACGATCTTGATTTAGCGCTGGATATGGCATTAAACGGTGCAGGAGTAGGCTATCTGCTAAGAGAAATGGCGGAACCCTGGCTTAATAGTGGAAAACTGATTTCTGTTCTCGATGACTGGTTACCTGAGCTATCGGGTTTTCACCTCTATTATTCAAACCGAAATCATATGTCTGCCGCATTCAGAGCTTTTATCGATTACATCAAAATTCACCGAGTTTAA
- a CDS encoding saccharopine dehydrogenase NADP-binding domain-containing protein, with translation MTNKTIEHVYIAGGYGMIGSHIAMQIRQRFPAARITLAGRHPVGGEKLAQQLGNAASVSLDLNGNQCPEAASNADMIISAVPDPQNMLAEYAIKNHIAFINITLGNGDDILPLLHLAKYHHASQPVVPLGYYEAGMLLPLVALLARQFKRVDTVDMTALHDLSDPLGELSSQELNNDIPPALMRRDGYWIRSSEPREVTLFNHEKVSATPFSILDISAVSAMTNATSVRLDVASGSSVGMHNHQQPSIDLYVDMKGINASGQPVAKRILASDPQGQAHFTALGVLTVIEAMLTSDNVGFILPEEFIDFDIALQSMREAGVSITQS, from the coding sequence ATGACAAATAAAACCATTGAGCATGTATATATTGCGGGCGGTTATGGAATGATTGGCTCCCATATTGCCATGCAAATCAGGCAGCGATTCCCTGCTGCTCGCATTACGCTTGCCGGGCGACATCCTGTTGGTGGAGAAAAATTAGCTCAACAGCTGGGTAATGCGGCAAGCGTTTCTCTCGATCTTAACGGCAATCAATGTCCTGAAGCAGCCAGCAATGCCGACATGATTATCAGTGCAGTACCAGACCCACAAAATATGCTGGCTGAATACGCCATCAAAAACCATATCGCCTTCATCAATATCACCTTAGGTAACGGCGATGACATTCTGCCATTGCTTCATCTGGCAAAATATCACCACGCTTCACAACCGGTTGTGCCGCTTGGTTATTACGAAGCTGGCATGTTATTACCTTTGGTTGCACTTTTGGCACGCCAATTTAAACGTGTAGATACTGTAGACATGACCGCACTGCACGATCTTTCCGATCCTCTCGGTGAGCTTTCATCTCAAGAGCTAAATAACGACATTCCACCCGCACTAATGCGCAGAGACGGCTACTGGATACGCAGTAGCGAGCCACGAGAAGTCACACTGTTTAACCATGAAAAAGTATCGGCCACTCCCTTTAGTATTCTTGATATCAGTGCCGTATCTGCCATGACAAACGCCACCTCAGTCAGGTTGGATGTTGCATCAGGTTCATCCGTTGGCATGCATAATCATCAGCAGCCATCTATTGATTTGTATGTTGATATGAAAGGAATCAATGCATCGGGTCAACCAGTGGCTAAGAGAATCTTAGCTTCTGACCCGCAAGGTCAGGCACACTTTACCGCACTGGGTGTCCTGACGGTAATCGAAGCAATGCTAACCAGTGACAACGTTGGCTTTATACTGCCGGAAGAGTTCATCGATTTTGATATCGCTTTACAGTCAATGCGTGAAGCTGGAGTCTCCATCACACAAAGCTAA
- a CDS encoding cysteine hydrolase family protein, whose protein sequence is MTQHTFRAEPFALPFDLKTTALVMIDMQRDFVEPGGFGEALGNDVSLVRTAIEPCKKVLKAARDHKMLVIHTREGHRADLTDCPPAKLTRGGQTFIGTKGPMGRILVRGEDGHDIIPELYPIAGEPIIDKPGKGAFYQTDLHLILQNHGIKTLIVCGVTTEVCVNTTVREANDRGYECIIPQDCVGSYFPEFQKYALEMIKAQGAIFGWVSDANAIVEGLKG, encoded by the coding sequence ATGACACAACATACTTTTCGTGCTGAACCCTTTGCCCTGCCGTTTGATTTAAAAACTACTGCGCTGGTCATGATTGACATGCAGCGTGATTTCGTTGAGCCGGGTGGTTTTGGCGAAGCGTTGGGCAACGATGTTTCACTGGTTCGCACCGCTATTGAACCCTGCAAAAAAGTGCTGAAAGCTGCGCGTGACCATAAGATGCTGGTGATTCATACCCGTGAAGGACACCGTGCCGATCTGACAGATTGTCCTCCGGCAAAATTAACCCGTGGCGGCCAAACCTTTATCGGAACTAAAGGCCCAATGGGCCGCATTCTGGTACGTGGTGAAGACGGTCATGACATTATCCCTGAACTCTACCCGATTGCCGGCGAGCCAATTATCGATAAACCAGGCAAAGGTGCGTTTTATCAGACCGACTTGCATTTAATTCTGCAAAATCACGGCATCAAAACCCTGATCGTTTGCGGCGTTACCACTGAAGTTTGCGTTAATACCACCGTGCGTGAAGCCAATGACCGCGGCTATGAGTGCATTATTCCTCAGGATTGCGTGGGCTCTTATTTCCCTGAATTCCAAAAATATGCTCTGGAAATGATTAAAGCTCAGGGCGCTATTTTTGGTTGGGTGAGTGACGCTAACGCCATTGTGGAAGGCCTGAAAGGGTAA
- a CDS encoding DUF2877 domain-containing protein encodes MGGGERSVNHNLTVLSVGYLAKPMLQVSQSLIVHSVFSRAVNLSLANDGLLTLLSAEYQNLPCAVRMVTPAGWDWRDYCDNGMSIITGQGWLIGNAWQANSLQASQWQPTKLAMPINADSLKKVSNDHDVLKTLLVNYCQQHRISSTLKLLPDWPANGLIPRLELTDSDSQLQQQVSCLIGYGSGLTPDGDDYLLGYLAALSLWQQHPAISHHLTNVKSAINQMLMKTTDISKHYLSLALQQDYSEPVHQLLTCLCHRTSHEVLMLAGHQVMQFGAASGVDCLAGVLHGLRTIRSTQ; translated from the coding sequence ATGGGCGGAGGCGAACGTTCTGTTAACCATAACCTGACAGTACTTTCGGTTGGTTACCTTGCGAAACCAATGCTGCAGGTTAGTCAGTCTTTAATCGTCCACAGCGTTTTCTCCCGGGCGGTGAACTTATCGCTGGCTAATGATGGTTTATTAACTCTGCTGAGTGCTGAATACCAAAACCTGCCCTGTGCTGTAAGAATGGTAACACCTGCCGGATGGGACTGGCGCGACTATTGCGACAACGGCATGAGTATCATCACCGGGCAGGGATGGTTAATTGGCAATGCGTGGCAGGCAAATAGCCTTCAGGCCAGTCAGTGGCAACCGACAAAACTTGCTATGCCCATTAATGCTGACAGCCTGAAAAAAGTAAGCAATGACCACGATGTGTTAAAGACGTTATTAGTTAATTATTGTCAGCAGCATCGAATCAGCAGCACATTAAAGTTGCTTCCCGATTGGCCGGCCAACGGACTGATTCCCCGGTTAGAGTTGACCGACAGTGATAGCCAATTGCAGCAACAGGTTTCCTGTCTGATTGGCTATGGCTCTGGTTTAACGCCGGATGGAGATGACTATCTGTTGGGATACCTGGCTGCGCTCTCTTTGTGGCAGCAGCATCCAGCAATTTCACACCATCTGACCAACGTTAAATCCGCCATCAATCAGATGCTGATGAAAACGACTGATATCAGTAAACACTATTTATCTCTGGCATTGCAGCAAGACTATTCTGAACCCGTACATCAACTTTTAACCTGTCTTTGTCACCGGACATCTCATGAAGTGCTGATGCTCGCCGGCCATCAGGTTATGCAGTTTGGTGCCGCTTCCGGCGTGGATTGTCTGGCTGGCGTACTGCACGGTTTAAGAACCATCAGAAGTACGCAGTAA
- the fdrA gene encoding acyl-CoA synthetase FdrA: MSVKHKVFANLYQDSVSLMQVSAQINKLPGIEQASVVMGTETNLIQLRDAGLDNGCQAGPNDLIIAVRGEDEACDEALALAEQRLKSKPEESNSGGVRPPVLTSLEMATETAEDANLALISVPGDYAAAEAIKALNLGMNVMLFSDNVSMAHEKQIKQLAREKHLLVMGPDCGTAIINGMPLGFANVVKRGAIGVVAASGTGLQEVSCRIDQLGAGISQALGTGGHDLHEEIGGISMLFGVDALANDPETQVIVLISKPPARPVAERILQQAQKAGKPVVVNFLGADAQEFHTSGITFVHTLADAAEVAVALLNQKSIPASVAQISPADEKVLAAESVHLPAQRREIRGVFAGGTFCYEAQLLCKQQGFSASSNTPVKGNTQLSDIWHSQGNTIVDMGDDDFTNGRPHPMIDPTLRNQRIQEELSDPKTAVMLFDLVLGYGASMEPADELLEVIAQVREKVGAQNLPLLIAHVCGTEADPQVRSRQIENLRQAGVLVAGCNAQAALWASYVARQQAEK; this comes from the coding sequence ATGAGTGTAAAACATAAAGTATTTGCCAATTTGTATCAGGACTCCGTCTCCCTGATGCAGGTATCCGCTCAAATCAATAAGCTGCCCGGTATCGAGCAGGCGTCAGTGGTGATGGGAACAGAAACCAACCTGATTCAACTGCGCGACGCCGGTCTGGACAATGGCTGTCAGGCCGGTCCAAACGATCTGATTATTGCCGTCCGTGGTGAAGATGAAGCCTGTGACGAAGCCCTTGCTCTGGCGGAACAACGCCTGAAAAGCAAACCGGAAGAAAGTAACAGCGGTGGCGTACGCCCACCGGTATTAACCAGTCTGGAAATGGCCACAGAAACCGCTGAAGACGCCAATCTGGCGCTCATTTCAGTACCCGGCGATTACGCCGCTGCCGAAGCGATTAAAGCCCTGAATCTGGGCATGAACGTGATGCTGTTCAGCGATAACGTCAGCATGGCGCATGAAAAACAGATCAAACAATTAGCCCGTGAGAAACACCTGTTAGTGATGGGACCTGATTGCGGTACCGCCATTATTAACGGCATGCCGTTAGGATTCGCCAACGTGGTAAAACGCGGCGCTATTGGTGTTGTTGCCGCTTCAGGTACCGGATTACAGGAAGTCAGCTGTCGTATCGATCAACTGGGCGCGGGAATCTCTCAGGCTCTTGGCACCGGTGGACACGACCTGCATGAAGAGATTGGCGGCATTTCTATGCTGTTTGGCGTAGATGCTCTGGCAAACGATCCGGAAACTCAGGTGATCGTACTGATTTCTAAACCTCCTGCTCGCCCGGTGGCAGAACGCATTCTGCAACAGGCGCAAAAAGCCGGTAAACCGGTAGTGGTTAACTTCCTCGGTGCCGACGCGCAAGAGTTTCATACTTCGGGCATTACCTTTGTCCATACTCTGGCCGATGCGGCAGAAGTTGCGGTAGCGCTGCTGAACCAAAAATCCATTCCCGCTTCCGTGGCACAAATTTCCCCTGCGGATGAAAAAGTGCTGGCCGCTGAAAGCGTACACTTACCTGCCCAGCGTCGCGAAATTCGCGGTGTTTTTGCCGGTGGTACTTTCTGCTATGAAGCGCAACTGCTGTGTAAGCAGCAAGGATTCTCAGCCTCTTCCAACACCCCGGTGAAAGGCAATACCCAACTCAGTGATATCTGGCACAGCCAGGGCAACACCATTGTGGATATGGGAGATGACGACTTCACCAACGGTCGCCCTCACCCAATGATCGACCCAACCCTGCGCAATCAGCGTATTCAGGAAGAACTCAGCGATCCAAAAACTGCGGTAATGCTGTTCGATCTGGTTCTGGGTTATGGCGCATCAATGGAACCGGCAGATGAACTGCTGGAGGTTATTGCTCAGGTGCGTGAGAAAGTTGGCGCACAAAACCTGCCGCTGTTAATCGCCCACGTTTGTGGAACCGAAGCCGACCCACAAGTCAGGTCGCGCCAAATTGAAAATTTACGTCAGGCCGGCGTTCTGGTCGCAGGCTGTAATGCACAGGCTGCGCTTTGGGCAAGTTATGTTGCTCGTCAGCAGGCAGAGAAATAA